The Blastopirellula marina genome contains a region encoding:
- a CDS encoding RHS repeat-associated core domain-containing protein — MYDQAGNLTVQPQPDLPSQSMEIRYDAWNRPAYIKSGDDQVLLEYDGFGRILAKHSNIPGTSDSRFTRYTYSPDWQLLEEDVLDYDASAVLDSHRYEYIWGVRGPNDLVCREKYDSDDTLLERQYALSDINGNVVGVVPDAQATLDQLITYDPYGTPSGEEGFQHLFGGYYYDSTTGLYLVRNRVYHPKLGRWLTKDPLGMVDGPNLYEYCAGDPVNLVDPSGEAIPLLVILGGMALFGAVAGGTSYTVTTDEFRAEEFALFTAGGAVAGGLGGAAFFGAAFGLSALGFTATYSGLLAGGISGGVGGFSGGFVTTTGMHRFAGDDWGTSLQAGIYGGIYEGAIGTAGGLAGGAVLARYGAGFLSTIASGSAGGIVSGGISGYAENGTFSGTVMGALRGSAMGASFAFGGRVTGKLAGRIKPLPRQPAGLEPRNTATGKLMIGTRAVNESVRVLPRSAIVRWLVAKGVLAGRVTNWPRKLPLHGNIAHHQKPVSLGGADVHWTFPFGRRVYRWGNMEAVSPSVHKQSHPLPPRQSPETGVLYY, encoded by the coding sequence GTGTATGACCAGGCTGGCAACCTCACGGTGCAACCACAGCCAGATCTTCCTTCCCAGTCAATGGAAATTAGGTACGACGCATGGAATCGGCCTGCCTACATCAAAAGTGGCGACGACCAGGTACTTTTGGAGTACGACGGGTTCGGCCGAATTCTAGCCAAGCATAGTAATATCCCTGGCACGTCTGACAGTCGTTTCACGCGCTACACCTATTCTCCCGACTGGCAACTGCTGGAAGAAGATGTTTTGGACTACGACGCGTCCGCAGTGTTGGATTCCCATCGGTACGAATACATTTGGGGCGTGCGCGGCCCCAACGACCTGGTCTGCCGCGAAAAGTACGACAGCGACGATACGCTTTTAGAGCGACAGTACGCCCTGTCGGACATCAACGGCAATGTAGTGGGAGTCGTTCCAGACGCCCAGGCAACGCTCGACCAATTGATCACGTACGATCCATATGGCACGCCCTCCGGCGAGGAGGGATTCCAGCATCTCTTCGGCGGTTACTATTACGATTCGACGACTGGTCTCTACCTAGTTCGCAATCGCGTCTACCATCCCAAACTAGGCCGCTGGCTCACCAAAGATCCGCTGGGTATGGTCGATGGGCCGAATTTGTACGAGTACTGTGCGGGGGATCCAGTTAATTTGGTCGACCCGAGTGGTGAGGCGATACCGCTGCTTGTCATCCTTGGAGGAATGGCGTTGTTCGGCGCGGTAGCGGGTGGGACTAGCTATACCGTGACAACCGATGAATTTCGCGCGGAGGAATTCGCCCTATTCACAGCAGGTGGTGCAGTTGCTGGCGGGCTGGGCGGTGCTGCTTTCTTCGGCGCCGCATTCGGACTATCCGCACTCGGGTTTACAGCAACGTATTCAGGATTGCTCGCTGGCGGTATTTCTGGCGGCGTCGGCGGTTTCAGTGGTGGCTTTGTTACGACGACAGGGATGCATCGATTTGCTGGCGACGATTGGGGAACGTCATTGCAAGCTGGCATCTATGGCGGTATTTACGAAGGTGCCATTGGAACTGCTGGAGGATTAGCTGGCGGAGCGGTGCTCGCGCGATATGGGGCGGGTTTTTTAAGTACCATTGCTAGTGGTAGCGCAGGAGGAATCGTTTCCGGTGGGATTAGTGGTTACGCGGAGAATGGCACGTTCTCAGGAACCGTCATGGGCGCGCTAAGGGGAAGTGCTATGGGGGCTTCATTCGCCTTCGGCGGGCGTGTAACGGGTAAGCTCGCTGGAAGAATTAAGCCACTTCCAAGGCAACCTGCTGGTTTGGAGCCGCGTAATACTGCTACGGGTAAACTTATGATCGGTACCAGAGCAGTCAACGAGAGTGTGAGAGTTCTACCGCGATCGGCCATTGTTCGATGGTTAGTAGCAAAAGGTGTACTTGCGGGGCGGGTAACGAATTGGCCAAGAAAACTACCGTTGCACGGAAATATTGCCCACCATCAGAAACCAGTGTCGTTAGGTGGAGCAGACGTACATTGGACTTTCCCATTTGGGAGGAGAGTGTACCGTTGGGGAAATATGGAGGCCGTTTCTCCAAGCGTTCATAAGCAATCGCATCCATTACCGCCGAGACAGTCACCGGAAACAGGTGTTCTCTATTACTAA